A window of the Harmonia axyridis chromosome 5, icHarAxyr1.1, whole genome shotgun sequence genome harbors these coding sequences:
- the LOC123680654 gene encoding protein mono-ADP-ribosyltransferase PARP12-like translates to MFSTRNDYFDQEYYPEAIPIEILTETEHTLSPTVEWLGFINEGKPYKLVEENLGGTKAVKIIHPYLERAFKLKQTKTGLGTRSMFHGTVLRNIDSILLNNFNWRLAGRSRGVKHGKGVCFSPSSDFARKFCRGYGETIIYTRILYGCSVVGFLGDILPRSNADTTQSPNGNVYVKFEDNDFLPLYIMNAYSSMEDYCSRFSSLKIS, encoded by the coding sequence ATGTTTTCGACTCGGAATGACTATTTTGATCAAGAATACTACCCAGAAGCGATACCTATCGAAATACTAACTGAAACTGAGCATACATTATCACCTACTGTTGAATGGTTAGGATTTATTAACGAAGGTAAACCATACAAATTGGTGGAAGAGAATTTGGGGGGTACTAAAGCGGTGAAGATAATTCACCCATACTTAGAAAGAGCTTTCAAACTGAAACAAACTAAAACTGGTCTTGGTACGAGGAGTATGTTCCATGGAACAGTATTACGTAATATTGACTCAATACTTCTGAACAATTTCAATTGGAGATTAGCTGGACGAAGTAGAGGTGTCAAGCATGGAAAAGGTGTATGCTTTTCTCCTAGCAGCGATTTTGCTAGAAAATTTTGTAGAGGCTATGGCGAAACAATCATATACACAAGAATTCTGTATGGATGTTCTGTTGTAGGATTTTTAGGAGATATTCTACCTCGATCAAATGCTGATACTACACAATCACCtaatggaaatgtatatgtgaAATTTGAAGATAATGATTTTCTACCATTATACATCATGAATGCATATTCAAGTATGGAGGATTATTGTTCAAGATTCTCTTCTCTCAAAATTAGTTAA
- the LOC123680407 gene encoding DNA primase large subunit-like — MDFTARKRKSFKLASENLNSQYSNDLNMYNIPPMGETSLEEFETLAIERLQLLRTLEQASSKGHKINSEEWRQCIKEDLNKLDLKKFVRLMNGLDGQNELDFNARRADHLSHFILRLAYCRSEELRRWFINRELEWFRLRFMIQNQNTLNRFLESNNLIYIPISEEEKNAIFNELMMSTANMSDINIKSSNFFKVPFVEVCALIKNRRVFVKMGYAYIPTSELIVCVQAKFRANLSEALNIASHRLPSLDDDRINTFLLNLNNSYTGKDYSSSNSEKKEMDPADLDLNSKKHYPMCMRHIHETLRSTHHLKHKCRLQYGLFLKGIGLSFEDAMDFWRDEFTKLMDHNKFEKSYAYNVKHSYGKVGGMVNYSPYSCIKIIMESVGVGDHHGCPFKHWDSHLVKQKLMDYGVSAEGIGAVMELVKNGHFQIACTKYFEYTHSMQAPLSVINHPNQYFEESIQMSGDKKKA; from the exons ATGGATTTTACCGCCAGGAAAAGAAAAAGCTTTAAGCTTGCTAGTGAAAATTTGAACTCACAATATTCCAATGATCTGAATATGTATAATATTCCACCAATGGGTGAAACAAGTTTGGAAGAATTTGAAACATTAGCTATTGAAAGATTACAATTATTGAGAACTCTTGAACAAGCCTCATCTAAAGGGCATAAGATTAATAGTGAAGAGTGGAGGCAGTGTATCAAGGAGGATTTGAATAAATTAGATCTCAAAAAGTTTGTCAGATTGATGAATGGGTTGGATGGTCAGAATGAGTTAGATTTCAATGCACGAAGAGCAGATCATTTGTCCCATTTTATATTAAGATTAGCATATTGCCGGTCTGAAGAATTAAGAAGGTGGTTCATCAACAGAGAGTTAGAGTGGTTTAGGTTACGTTTTATGATTCAGAACCAAAATACACTAAACAGATTTCTGGAAagtaataatttaatttatattcccatttctgaagaagaaaaaaatgcaattttcaatgaattgatGATGTCCACAGCTAACATGTCTGATATCAATATAAAATCTAGCAATTTTTTCAAAGTACCTTTTGTTGAAGTATGTGCCCTTATCAAAAATAGAAGGGTATTTGTCAAGATGGGATACGCATATATTCCAACAAGTGAACTTATAGTTTGTGTTCAAGCCAAATTTCGAGCTAACTTGAGTGAGGCTCTGAAC attgcTAGTCACCGACTACCATCTTTGGATGATGACAGAATCAACACCTTTTTGCTCAACCTGAACAATTCTTACACTGGCAAAGATTATAGTTCAtcaaattcagagaaaaaagaaATGGATCCAGCTGATTTAGATCTTAACTCAAAGAAGCACTATCCAATGTGCATGAGGCATATCCATGAAACACTTAGATCTACTCACCACTTAAAGCACAAATGCAGATTACAGTATGGTTTATTTTTAAAAGGTATAGGATTATCATTTGAAGATGCTATGGATTTTTGGAGAGATGAGTTCACTAAGCTCATGGATCataacaaatttgaaaaaagctaTGCATACAATGTCAAACACTCCTATGGAAAAGTAGGAGGAATGGTCAATTACAGCCCTTATAGCtgcattaaaattataatggaATCTGTAGGAGTTGGTGATCATCATGGTTGTCCTTTCAAGCATTGGGATTCGCATCTAGTAAAGCAGAAGCTGATGGACTATGGAGTTTCTGCAGAAG gtaTTGGTGCTGTAATGGAATTGGTGAAAAATGGTCATTTCCAGATAGCTtgtacaaaatattttgaatatactcATTCAATGCAAGCACCATTATCTGTTATAAATCATCCAAACCAGTATTTCGAAGAGAGTATACAAATGTCAGGAGACAAGAAAAAAGCGTGA